The DNA segment aactagatcaactagatgtgaagatTACCTTCTTACATGGACAGCTAGATGAGACTATCTACATGGTGCAGCCTAAGGGTTTTGAGGAAAAGAGGAAAGAGAACCTCTATTATCTTATAAATAAGTCTATCTATGGACTTAAACAGTCCCCTAGTTGTTGGTATAGAAGGTTCAATGTCTACATAGAGAATATTGGGTTCTAGAGGAGTACTTATGATATTTGTACCTATGTGAATTCGACTTCCTACAAAGAAAAGGTATATCTacttctttatgttgatgacatatTGCTAGCAGGGAGTCCAAAAGATGATTAAACTCATATCAAAGATCTtctaaagaaagagtttgaTTTGAAGGATAAGGGTCACTCAAGAAAGATCCTAGGGATTGAAATCACAAGAAACAGGGATACCTCTACTCTAAGTATTAGTCAAGCTAGCTACTGTGAGAAAATAATCAGAAGGTTTAACCTATCTAATGTCAGACCAGTTACTATCCTTATAGAAAGTCATTTTAAACTATCCTTAGCTAATTCTTCTACAGAAACAGACATTGAACACCTAACTCGGATGCAATCAGTCCCTTACAGTTAAGTAgtaggcagtttgatgtatcTAATGATCTCAACAAGGCCTGATCTATCTTATTGTGCTAGTCTTCTAAGCAGATATATGTCAAACCCTGGCAAAAGGCATTGGGAGGTATCTAATTTGGTCTAAAAGTTCAAAGCTAATCTATCAGAACACATAATAGGCATATCTAGAGTTGTATGGTTATGTTGACTCTGACTTTGAAGGGGATTTAGATAAAAGGAGATCCCTATTAGACTACCTGTTCCTATATGGTTCTAACCTGCTAAGTTGGAAGGTAAATTTACAGTTAATCACAACCCTATCAACTATAAAGACAGAATACACGACATTAGCAGAAGAAATTAAGGAGGCATGATGGTTAAAGGGCTTGATGGCAGaatctactgtgataaccaaagtgcaATCCATCTTTCCAAAAACCCACAATATCACTCAAGGACTAAACAAATAGATATTAAGTATCATTTTGTaaaagacaaaataaaaaagGGTGAAATAGAAGTGATGAAGATTCATACCTCTGATAATGCTGCCGACATGCTTACGAAGCCTATTACAAAGCTCAAGCTATCTAAATGTCTCGAGCTAATTGGCTTTAATTTACCTGAAAAAGGTTAGAAAAATGTCATATCTGGAAGGAAGAGAGCAGCATGCACTGAGATCAAGTTGGAGATTTGAAGAGTTTGATCTCAATGGTCCTATTTTCTTTTAACATACTATAAAAATTCATGTGACAGTCCATGGTCTATAAATATATAGTTGTTTACATTTGTTACATACACTTGAAATACAAAAGAGAAatctgtaaaaagaaaaaaaatttatattcttGTAGCTCTAATAAAAGAACCCAGTACCCTTCTCGTGGACGTAGGTCACCTTTGGCCAAACCAAGTATCATCTTGTTCATcatcatctttttcttcttcttccttggtAAATACATGCTTCAAATCTTCATATTTACTTGGCAAAAAtcacaaaaaacaaaaagaggGTTAGAGAGAGTTGAGAGAGAAACTCTAATCAGTTTAGAGAGATAACGAAatgaattttacaaaatatCTCTTAATTCATGATTTCAATTTGATCAACTTCAAATTAGTGTAAAACCAGCGCACATGTCATCCTCTCTCCACATTAATGTGGACTTCCATCGCCCTTACATTTTACCAAACTCTCAAACAAATTGGATCAGATTTCTTCAAGTTCTTGGGCTTCATTTTGTATCCAAGGCCCAACAAAGGGCTTGGTTCCAACTTTGGCAAGAGAAGTGCCTAGGAATGCAGTGGTTTTTGGTGTACATGAAATGCTAAAACAACACTTTGCTGGGGGTAGGGACACTTCTAATCTTGGAAGAGAGTCTCTGATTGTGGCTGGTGGTGTATCTGGAGCTGCCTTCTGGCTAGCTGTGAATCCAACTAATGTGATAAAGAGTGTGATTCTAATGGATGATTTCAAGAAACCAAAGTTCTCTggtgttattgatgtttttagaaaaatcatgGCCTTAGAAGGAGTTAAAGGCCTATTGGACTGCCATGGCTCATAGTGTCCCAGTTAATGCAGCATGCTTCTTGGTATATGAAATCACCAGATCTAGTTTAGGTTAGTTAAGTAATTATTTTGgaacttatttttctttatgtGTACCAGCCTTTGAATGACTTTGGGTACTTATTTGTTGAAGAAGGGCAAGTCTCCTATTTTCACTCAGGAAATTTATTGTAAGTGTAGATTCAGGCAAAGCTGGTTGCAATGGGGCAATCGGAACACATATTGGTTCCATAAACAGGCCAGTGAGAGGCGTAAACGTAAGGCCATTATCTGTATTGTTGATCAGGCAGGGGTTTGGTAGGAGGATCTAGATACAATCAAGTCTACTTTTATGGATTATTTTCATGATCTATTTAGATCTTCTAAATTAGGTGTTGTTCAGACGAGTCAAATTCTAGATATCCCTAGAATAGTTACAAAGCTAGTGAATGCCCGGCTGCAACGTCCTTTTGATCGGGATGAGATTATCAAGGCTATGAAACAATTTGATCCTACGATAACACGGAGGTCGGATGGCCATTCTTATAACAGACCATTCGTGCAGTGGGTTTCTGCTAGAATTGGGTTAATCTGATAATGAACTGTGTCACTACTCTATCATTCTCTATCCTTATCAATTGTCAGCCTACAACAAAATTCCGTCCCTCTAGGGGATTTAGGCAGGACGATCCTTTTTCTCCCTACCTGTTTCTTTTATGTGCGAGAGGGCTTTCGACTATGTTACATTCGGCTTTACGAAAGGGTACTTTGCCTGGTATCCATATTTCGAAATTTTCTCCTTCTGTTATGCACCtattttttattgatgataaCCTTATTTTCCTTATGGCATTCGCTGCGGAATTTGGTACTTTGAAGCATATTTTGTGGCAATATGAATAGGCATTAGATCAGAGTGTGAATTCCTCAAAATCCAATGTTGGCCTAGATTGTCGCTCTTACCTCCAGATGATTCTTTAGGTTATTATGGTTGATGCTTTTGGATTGTACTTGGGGATGACTCCTCCATTTTCCCCTAGCAAGAGTTCTGATTTTAGGCATATTCAGGATCGTGTCTGCAAAATTCTTCAAGGTTAGAAGTGGTA comes from the Benincasa hispida cultivar B227 chromosome 5, ASM972705v1, whole genome shotgun sequence genome and includes:
- the LOC120077221 gene encoding mitochondrial carnitine/acylcarnitine carrier-like protein, encoding MKIHTSDNAADMLTKPITKLKLSKCLELIGFNLPEKGPTKGLVPTLAREVPRNAVVFGVHEMLKQHFAGGRDTSNLGRESLIVAGGVSGAAFWLAVNPTNVIKSVILMDDFKKPKFSGVIDVFRKIMALEGVKGLLDCHGS